From the genome of Desulfobaculum xiamenense, one region includes:
- a CDS encoding glycosyltransferase family 4 protein yields MKVVHVCMQHYGGAGTAAYRLHRALLGVGVESSMCVLNRRGDDSSIKVAVPQGGGMHALPGENGAVTFVSDEWIRAGRRWRSMLDDYPARPGNLEIFTDVHSGLSPYDLPGVAEADVVHLHWVAGMIDWTADLGPLVDKPVVWTLHDMNAFTGGCHYSAGCERWREGCGACPALGSSAQDDVSRRAWDVRHRAYADFDPVVVTPSRWLGRLAAQSPLFAGRRVEVIPNGLDTEQFRPWPADAVRSGVGLDPDSFVILFGAASVHNHRKGFRQMVRTLEALKTECGVENAVLVIFGQWSGGEPDLPYPVMEFGYMDDEMKLAAVYSLADVFLLPSLEDNLPSVALESLACGTPVAAFDVGGMGDMIVHRETGWLAQPYDALDLAKGLVWARAMRHARKGLAARCRATVLEHFTAQAQARAHAALYRSILMHAPA; encoded by the coding sequence ATGAAGGTCGTCCACGTGTGCATGCAGCATTACGGCGGTGCGGGCACGGCGGCCTATCGTCTGCACCGGGCGCTGCTCGGGGTTGGTGTGGAAAGTTCCATGTGCGTGTTGAACCGGCGGGGGGACGATTCGTCCATCAAGGTCGCGGTGCCGCAGGGGGGCGGCATGCACGCATTGCCCGGCGAGAATGGGGCCGTGACCTTCGTCTCCGACGAGTGGATTCGCGCGGGAAGGCGCTGGCGGAGCATGCTTGATGACTATCCGGCGCGTCCCGGTAATCTGGAGATTTTCACCGACGTGCATTCGGGGCTTTCCCCGTACGATCTGCCCGGTGTGGCGGAGGCCGACGTGGTGCATCTGCACTGGGTTGCGGGCATGATCGACTGGACGGCCGACCTCGGTCCGCTGGTGGACAAGCCCGTTGTCTGGACGCTGCACGACATGAATGCATTCACCGGCGGCTGTCACTATTCGGCGGGATGCGAACGCTGGCGCGAGGGCTGCGGCGCATGCCCGGCCCTCGGCTCGTCTGCGCAGGACGACGTGTCGCGTCGGGCATGGGATGTGCGTCATCGTGCCTATGCTGACTTCGACCCTGTGGTGGTGACGCCCAGCCGTTGGCTGGGGCGTTTGGCTGCGCAGAGTCCGCTGTTTGCCGGGCGGCGGGTGGAGGTCATCCCCAATGGGCTGGATACGGAGCAGTTCCGCCCGTGGCCTGCGGACGCCGTGCGCTCCGGGGTGGGGCTTGATCCCGACTCGTTCGTCATTCTATTTGGCGCAGCCAGCGTTCACAATCATCGTAAGGGATTCCGGCAGATGGTGCGTACGCTTGAGGCCCTGAAGACGGAGTGCGGCGTGGAGAATGCCGTGCTGGTCATTTTCGGTCAGTGGTCGGGTGGCGAGCCGGACCTGCCGTATCCGGTGATGGAGTTCGGTTACATGGATGACGAGATGAAGCTCGCCGCCGTGTACAGCCTTGCCGACGTATTTCTGCTCCCCTCGCTGGAGGACAACCTGCCGAGCGTGGCACTGGAATCGCTTGCCTGCGGAACTCCCGTCGCGGCTTTCGATGTGGGCGGCATGGGCGACATGATTGTCCACCGCGAAACCGGATGGCTGGCGCAACCCTACGATGCGCTTGATCTCGCCAAGGGATTGGTGTGGGCCAGAGCTATGCGCCATGCGCGAAAGGGGCTGGCCGCGCGGTGCCGCGCCACCGTACTGGAACATTTTACGGCACAGGCGCAGGCGCGGGCACATGCCGCCCTGTACCGCTCCATCCTTATGCATGCTCCCGCCTGA
- a CDS encoding TylF/MycF/NovP-related O-methyltransferase produces MRDMPFVRHRLSFDIDDLSEGLRVAGALFSRGRRLEAFDLFEQLLEIWPDSHVEILATCHDCYCAMKDRSRFALYQSRHFDFPITPGDAVLDIGSGHIPFPLATHLADLSLSDGSVGRGGRAFARREGLPVAECPVEKMPFADGQFDFAYCSHVLEHATDPQRACRELMRVARRGYIETPSRGKDLFLNSAGVSNHLWAVENVHGTLVFTEYADADREGMRSDILMDMHVSPRTPREKAFSALIYLRAPLVNTMFMWDGGFDVEVRRRKVHAVAEKVAPGPSRTAPASAHPATPRVSGKSAPAQVAEGRRESGDASRPLVIAQVHTFYPTYLEWFYSRAPALARASHAAQIRALVDDGFSGIHMLAPHLGELGYEGHLFVANDPLSQAAWMRERGLPLPEGPDWVHVIARMQLEELRPDILYLTEPITFDGRFVRSLSFTPKLVLGWRAADIPQGTDWGGFDVMLSSLSRLREEAVRLGAAHAEEFSPGFPEFLAQATQGTPQETDVVFCGQWTLGQHRRRNALLSALGRAADAPSGGFSCALHLSGDLHAIPADLQPYVHGPLYGVAMHRALASGRIAFDGRGRIGIPDGSRMRDLAGRESANMRIFEATGSGAFLLTEHFDNLSRYFEVGREIETFRDERELVDKVRYYLAHADEREAIARRGRERCLAEHSMSAKARLFDTIVRRHLAARRDDAKGAELPHSAPRNPEESVSMQPVIKRLEASFDAMRGILNGFDHSSPAAKQLIDANIRPFLGDVVGVSTGMVAAGDNAGALRLTSRAKSLRVPVPGMDFVRARAFIGLRDAPSAVEALKEELRYFPDNAQAREMLAQLRRHGFGGVGAGHEGEFAELLAAVKPYTMVPEARLQSLYRLARRICEEDVPGNFVECGVAAGGSSALIASVIRRYSRRERVLYSFDSFEGMPEPTADDVHEGVHAEDTGWGTGTCAAPEDSLREICAKLGVADIVRPVKGLFGDTLPLMRGEIGSIAFLHMDGDWYESTRDILVNLYDLVHPQGLVQADDYGFWNGCSKALHEYERERCIRFDLHPIDRDGVWFARAETRSAEEIAR; encoded by the coding sequence ATGCGTGACATGCCCTTCGTGCGGCATCGGCTCAGCTTCGACATTGACGATCTTTCCGAAGGGCTGCGGGTGGCGGGGGCGCTGTTCTCGCGCGGGCGCAGACTTGAGGCCTTCGACCTGTTCGAGCAGCTTCTGGAGATATGGCCCGATTCACATGTCGAAATTCTGGCAACCTGTCATGACTGCTACTGCGCCATGAAGGACAGGAGCCGCTTCGCGCTCTACCAGTCGCGACATTTCGATTTTCCCATCACGCCCGGTGACGCGGTGCTCGACATTGGCAGCGGGCACATTCCGTTTCCGTTGGCAACGCATCTGGCGGACCTGAGCCTGTCGGACGGCTCCGTGGGGCGTGGAGGCAGGGCCTTTGCGCGGCGCGAGGGCCTGCCCGTGGCGGAGTGCCCGGTGGAGAAGATGCCCTTCGCCGACGGGCAGTTCGATTTCGCCTACTGCTCGCACGTGCTGGAACACGCCACGGACCCGCAGCGCGCCTGCCGCGAACTTATGCGCGTGGCGCGGCGCGGATACATTGAGACGCCCTCGCGTGGGAAGGACCTTTTCCTGAATAGCGCGGGTGTGTCGAACCACCTGTGGGCGGTGGAGAACGTGCATGGCACGCTGGTCTTCACCGAATATGCCGACGCGGACCGCGAGGGCATGCGCTCCGATATCCTGATGGACATGCACGTCTCGCCGCGAACGCCAAGGGAAAAGGCCTTTTCCGCGCTCATCTATCTGCGTGCCCCATTGGTCAACACCATGTTCATGTGGGACGGCGGTTTCGATGTGGAGGTGCGGCGGCGTAAGGTGCATGCGGTGGCCGAGAAGGTCGCCCCCGGCCCGTCGCGGACCGCGCCTGCCAGCGCACACCCCGCAACGCCGCGAGTGAGCGGGAAAAGCGCCCCGGCGCAGGTGGCGGAAGGGCGCAGGGAGAGCGGCGACGCATCGCGTCCGTTGGTCATCGCGCAGGTGCATACCTTCTATCCCACCTATCTGGAGTGGTTCTACTCCCGTGCGCCTGCGCTGGCCCGAGCGAGCCACGCTGCGCAGATTCGCGCGCTGGTGGATGACGGATTCAGCGGTATCCACATGCTTGCCCCGCATCTGGGGGAACTCGGCTACGAGGGACATCTCTTCGTGGCCAACGATCCGCTGTCGCAGGCGGCGTGGATGCGCGAACGAGGCCTGCCCCTGCCCGAGGGGCCGGACTGGGTGCACGTCATCGCGCGGATGCAGTTGGAGGAACTGCGACCGGACATCCTCTACCTTACCGAACCCATCACCTTTGACGGGCGCTTCGTACGTTCCCTATCCTTCACGCCGAAGCTCGTTCTGGGCTGGCGTGCGGCGGATATCCCGCAGGGTACGGACTGGGGCGGCTTCGATGTCATGCTCTCCAGCCTGTCGCGATTGCGGGAGGAGGCGGTACGTCTGGGCGCGGCGCATGCCGAGGAGTTTTCTCCCGGCTTCCCTGAATTTCTCGCGCAGGCGACACAGGGCACCCCGCAGGAGACGGATGTGGTCTTTTGCGGGCAATGGACCCTTGGCCAGCATCGGCGGCGCAACGCGCTGCTTTCCGCGCTGGGCCGTGCGGCGGATGCGCCGTCTGGCGGTTTTTCCTGCGCGCTTCATTTGAGCGGCGACCTGCACGCCATCCCGGCCGACCTGCAACCGTACGTTCACGGGCCGCTGTATGGCGTGGCCATGCACCGGGCGCTGGCGAGCGGGCGCATTGCCTTTGACGGGCGCGGGCGCATAGGCATCCCCGATGGCTCCCGCATGCGCGACCTTGCCGGTCGCGAGAGCGCCAACATGCGCATCTTCGAGGCCACGGGTAGCGGGGCCTTCCTGCTGACCGAGCATTTCGACAATCTGTCGCGCTATTTCGAGGTGGGGCGCGAGATCGAGACCTTCCGCGACGAGCGCGAGCTGGTGGACAAGGTCCGCTACTACCTCGCGCATGCCGACGAGCGGGAGGCCATTGCCCGGCGCGGGCGCGAGCGTTGCCTCGCGGAGCATTCCATGTCCGCCAAGGCGCGGCTTTTCGACACCATTGTCCGCAGACACCTTGCAGCGCGGCGCGACGACGCAAAGGGGGCGGAGCTTCCGCACTCGGCCCCACGAAACCCTGAGGAGTCCGTATCCATGCAACCGGTCATCAAGCGCCTTGAAGCGTCATTCGACGCCATGCGCGGTATCCTGAATGGTTTCGATCACTCCTCGCCAGCGGCGAAGCAACTCATCGACGCCAACATCCGTCCCTTCCTTGGCGATGTGGTTGGCGTTTCGACCGGAATGGTCGCGGCGGGCGACAACGCGGGAGCACTGCGTCTGACGAGCCGCGCCAAGTCTCTGCGTGTGCCGGTCCCCGGAATGGATTTCGTCCGTGCGCGGGCCTTCATCGGCCTGCGCGATGCTCCTTCGGCCGTGGAGGCCCTCAAGGAGGAACTGCGATATTTCCCGGATAACGCGCAGGCCCGTGAAATGCTCGCGCAGTTGCGGCGTCATGGTTTTGGCGGCGTGGGCGCAGGCCATGAAGGAGAATTCGCGGAACTGCTTGCCGCCGTGAAGCCCTACACCATGGTTCCCGAGGCGCGGCTTCAGTCGCTTTATCGCCTCGCCCGACGGATCTGCGAGGAGGACGTGCCCGGAAACTTCGTGGAGTGCGGCGTGGCCGCCGGAGGCTCCAGCGCGCTCATCGCCTCGGTCATCCGTCGCTACAGCCGCCGCGAGCGGGTGCTGTATTCCTTCGATAGCTTTGAGGGCATGCCCGAACCCACGGCTGATGACGTTCACGAGGGTGTCCACGCCGAGGACACCGGATGGGGTACGGGCACCTGCGCCGCGCCCGAGGACAGCTTACGCGAGATTTGCGCGAAGCTCGGCGTGGCGGACATCGTGCGCCCGGTGAAGGGGCTCTTTGGCGACACGCTGCCGTTGATGCGCGGCGAGATAGGCTCCATCGCCTTCCTGCACATGGATGGCGATTGGTACGAGTCCACCCGCGACATCCTCGTAAACCTCTATGATCTCGTTCATCCGCAGGGACTCGTTCAGGCGGACGACTACGGCTTCTGGAACGGATGCAGCAAGGCGCTGCACGAGTATGAGCGCGAGCGCTGCATACGCTTCGACCTGCACCCCATCGACCGCGACGGCGTGTGGTTCGCAAGGGCCGAAACGCGCAGCGCCGAGGAGATCGCGCGATGA
- a CDS encoding methyltransferase domain-containing protein, translating to MRESELLKVNLCCGPVLLDGWVNVDVNPGADVTLDLERALLPFADGSVGVLACISAINYFDRQRAQEIINDVHRVLAPGGIARFATQDLNVLARHYLERDTTFWFQAGANGEQRFPGETFGEKLNEFFYGFFSGAKHCKQVYDYESLRLLFERAGFTCIEQRDYRDSRIPEVDRIDNRPEQMFFLEAVKGGGTSACAGKGESARHFADRGAARMASGEAEQGWQDILHALDIDITDRAAALTALNIIRRDGRPEDALCLIHEFLAEAPDDRVFQRMRASFEEVAESEGPGAQALGNARRRLDALNERENRILSHRQHLDACMNWLRRAYGATADDGVSAAYFMDRKEWDVSYPETTGYIIPNFLAYARITGDRTWFDMAVDMGDWEAAIQSPTGGAGEPIGVFHRRPRVFNTGQVMLGWMALHAATGEARFLECAVRAGDFVVRNLERDGRWINYTYAGPKTYKSRVAWALLELHELTGDDAPLRAAVRSVEWIVSRFRPGGWLEDCSLHDPHMPLTHLIGYALGGLLEIVLKEPRGIEAGVVLPHLLAAADRLAGIVLRGRGERTGSRFGVSATFDPQWRPGVPWSCVTGNAQLAWFLYKMSVVTGNSGFRAAADSLLDDVKRLHLVDGVDDAQLRGGLPGADPVGAPYCPYSIPNWGVKFFADSLLQRLLPEAQLKYLG from the coding sequence ATGCGCGAGTCCGAACTTCTCAAGGTCAACCTCTGCTGCGGTCCGGTGCTGCTCGACGGCTGGGTGAATGTGGACGTCAATCCCGGCGCGGACGTGACCCTCGACCTCGAACGTGCGCTTCTGCCTTTCGCCGACGGCAGCGTGGGCGTTCTGGCGTGCATTTCCGCCATTAACTACTTCGACCGCCAGCGCGCGCAGGAGATCATAAACGACGTGCACCGCGTGTTGGCTCCCGGCGGCATCGCGCGCTTCGCCACGCAGGACCTCAACGTGCTGGCCCGCCACTATCTGGAGCGCGACACCACGTTCTGGTTCCAGGCTGGGGCCAACGGGGAGCAGCGCTTTCCCGGCGAGACCTTCGGCGAGAAGCTCAATGAGTTCTTCTACGGCTTCTTTTCCGGAGCCAAGCACTGCAAGCAGGTCTACGACTACGAGTCCCTGCGGCTCCTGTTCGAGAGGGCCGGGTTCACGTGCATAGAGCAGCGCGACTATCGCGACAGCCGCATTCCTGAGGTGGACCGCATCGACAACCGCCCGGAGCAGATGTTCTTCCTTGAGGCCGTGAAGGGCGGAGGAACTTCGGCCTGCGCGGGGAAGGGCGAATCGGCCCGGCACTTCGCGGACCGTGGCGCGGCGCGTATGGCCTCGGGCGAGGCGGAGCAGGGCTGGCAGGACATTCTGCATGCTCTCGACATCGACATCACCGACCGCGCCGCCGCGCTGACGGCGCTCAATATCATTCGCAGGGATGGTCGCCCCGAGGACGCACTGTGCCTCATTCATGAATTCCTTGCCGAGGCCCCGGACGACAGGGTCTTCCAGCGCATGCGGGCCAGTTTCGAGGAGGTCGCCGAGTCCGAGGGGCCGGGCGCGCAGGCACTCGGCAATGCTCGCCGTCGGCTGGATGCGCTGAACGAGCGCGAGAACCGCATCCTCTCGCACCGTCAGCACCTCGACGCATGCATGAACTGGCTACGCCGGGCCTACGGGGCCACCGCTGATGATGGCGTGAGCGCCGCATATTTTATGGACCGCAAGGAATGGGATGTCTCCTACCCCGAGACGACGGGGTACATTATTCCGAATTTCCTCGCCTATGCGCGAATTACGGGCGATCGGACATGGTTCGATATGGCCGTGGATATGGGCGACTGGGAGGCTGCCATCCAGTCGCCGACCGGCGGCGCGGGCGAGCCGATCGGCGTGTTCCATAGACGGCCTCGCGTCTTCAACACCGGGCAGGTCATGCTTGGGTGGATGGCCCTGCACGCCGCCACCGGGGAGGCGCGATTCCTCGAATGCGCCGTGCGGGCCGGGGATTTCGTGGTGCGCAACCTTGAACGCGACGGGCGCTGGATCAACTATACCTACGCAGGACCGAAGACCTACAAATCCCGCGTGGCATGGGCGCTTTTGGAACTGCACGAGCTGACCGGCGACGATGCGCCGCTACGCGCGGCGGTTCGCTCCGTGGAGTGGATTGTTTCGCGTTTCAGGCCCGGCGGCTGGCTGGAAGATTGCAGCCTGCACGATCCGCATATGCCACTGACGCATCTCATCGGTTACGCGCTTGGCGGGCTACTTGAAATCGTGCTCAAGGAGCCGCGCGGCATCGAGGCTGGCGTGGTGCTGCCACATCTGCTTGCAGCGGCGGACCGCTTGGCGGGCATTGTGCTGCGGGGACGAGGCGAGCGTACGGGCTCGCGCTTTGGCGTTTCCGCCACCTTCGACCCACAGTGGCGGCCCGGTGTGCCGTGGTCGTGCGTGACAGGGAACGCGCAGTTGGCGTGGTTCTTGTATAAGATGTCGGTAGTGACGGGAAACTCCGGATTCCGTGCGGCGGCGGATAGCCTGCTGGACGACGTGAAGCGGCTGCACCTCGTGGACGGGGTGGACGATGCGCAGCTTCGCGGTGGACTTCCCGGGGCGGACCCCGTGGGTGCGCCATACTGCCCCTATTCCATTCCGAACTGGGGCGTGAAGTTCTTCGCGGACAGCCTGCTGCAACGCCTCCTGCCCGAGGCTCAGCTTAAGTATCTTGGATGA
- a CDS encoding radical SAM protein, with protein sequence MPDMLPTTFAVETVLGCNLRCRECAVGSGLVRRRHGMMSYGDYERIAERIRPFSRYLYLHLWGEPMLNPDIIAMIRHASAYTATNISTNGNTLDARKARELITSGVTDIIVSIDGVSQEVYSAYRVKGEVERALASLVMLQRFNAELGTGVSITPQFIAFEHNRHEMALFAAFCRDIGLEPMFKAPYIREGSSLKPSGIQGLERRRSATPRGRIRAMSACPNARNVFTILLDGSVVACCYDHDGVTTFGNIFESDVMDIWNAPHYREFRERIINGDAPDFCVGECLMY encoded by the coding sequence ATGCCTGATATGCTGCCCACTACCTTCGCCGTGGAGACCGTGCTCGGCTGCAACCTGCGCTGTCGCGAATGCGCGGTGGGGTCCGGGCTGGTCCGGCGGCGGCACGGGATGATGAGCTACGGCGACTACGAGCGCATCGCCGAACGCATCCGCCCGTTCAGCCGGTATCTCTATCTGCACCTGTGGGGCGAGCCGATGCTCAACCCGGACATCATCGCCATGATTCGCCACGCCTCGGCCTACACGGCCACGAACATCAGTACCAACGGCAACACGCTCGACGCCCGCAAGGCGCGGGAACTTATTACCTCGGGCGTCACGGACATCATCGTGTCCATAGATGGCGTGTCGCAGGAGGTGTACTCGGCCTACCGCGTGAAGGGCGAGGTGGAGCGGGCGCTGGCGTCGCTGGTGATGCTCCAGCGCTTCAACGCGGAACTGGGGACCGGGGTGTCCATTACCCCGCAGTTCATCGCCTTCGAGCACAATAGACACGAGATGGCGCTCTTTGCGGCCTTCTGTCGGGATATCGGGCTGGAGCCGATGTTCAAGGCCCCCTACATCCGCGAGGGGTCGAGCCTGAAGCCCTCGGGAATACAGGGATTGGAGCGCAGGCGTAGCGCTACGCCACGCGGGCGCATCCGGGCCATGAGCGCCTGTCCCAACGCGCGCAACGTGTTCACCATCCTGCTCGATGGCTCCGTGGTTGCCTGCTGCTACGACCACGACGGCGTGACAACCTTTGGCAACATTTTCGAAAGCGATGTGATGGATATCTGGAATGCCCCGCACTACCGGGAATTTCGCGAACGCATTATCAACGGCGACGCCCCGGACTTCTGCGTGGGCGAGTGCCTGATGTATTGA
- a CDS encoding asparagine synthetase B family protein, protein MSRICGIVHPGDASTRHELLRGMLDNVRVPAHRRERVLNGARAAFGWTGVETPNAAERGGVLAVVDGMVVNREELGAKGNDAALVIDLYARHGFTAALERLNGDFAIALFDVPRGVLWLGRDRFGVRPLYWTRSAGLFAFASRPGALAHLPGVPTDVNWTYAALFAASHYRTFDNDPSASPYAAVHQLPPACALRAQAGGERECRWWTLPDAPEFTHSEQTLAQRYRDLFLDAVRLRVREAQSPAFTLSGGMDSSSVLAAAVHGDGRQRHAFSAVYADPTFDESADIAPLASALASRWHRVPVDAPDVFALVREMIAAGDEPVATATWLSHWLLCREVSRHGFRSLFGGLGGDELNAGEYEYFIYHFADLRAAGRRMDMAREIAGWVRHHDHPVYRKGSAIADEAMERLTDPARPGLCRPDRARMERYARALAPGFFDLAAFEPVMDHPLPTCLGNRTWQDMTRETLPCCLRAGDRNCAAMGLVNVHPFLDHRLVEFMFRVPGDLKIRDGVTKVLLREAMRTILPEPTRTRVTKTGWNAPAHVWFAGRDGEKLMDMVRGRAFRERGIYNPAEVERIVQEHRAIVASGAPGENHMMFLWQVLNLETWLDSLGSSVLPQGSAAFGTQGETNA, encoded by the coding sequence ATGAGCAGAATCTGCGGCATCGTCCATCCCGGCGACGCGTCCACGCGGCATGAATTGCTGCGCGGGATGTTGGATAACGTGCGGGTTCCCGCGCACAGACGCGAGCGCGTGCTTAACGGCGCACGTGCGGCGTTCGGGTGGACCGGCGTGGAGACTCCAAATGCCGCCGAACGCGGTGGGGTTCTCGCCGTCGTGGACGGTATGGTCGTGAACCGCGAGGAGCTTGGGGCCAAGGGGAACGACGCGGCGCTCGTCATCGACCTTTACGCCCGCCATGGCTTCACCGCTGCGCTTGAGCGCCTGAACGGGGATTTCGCTATCGCGCTGTTCGACGTTCCGCGTGGCGTGCTGTGGCTCGGGCGGGACCGCTTCGGTGTGCGGCCCCTGTATTGGACGCGAAGCGCAGGGCTGTTCGCCTTCGCGTCGCGTCCCGGTGCGCTGGCGCATTTGCCCGGCGTGCCGACTGACGTGAACTGGACCTATGCCGCGCTCTTTGCGGCGTCGCACTATCGGACCTTCGACAACGATCCCTCTGCGTCGCCCTATGCGGCGGTGCACCAGTTGCCGCCTGCATGCGCGCTACGTGCGCAGGCCGGGGGCGAGCGCGAATGCCGCTGGTGGACGCTGCCCGACGCGCCGGAATTCACCCACAGCGAACAGACGCTGGCGCAGCGCTACCGCGACCTGTTCCTTGATGCCGTGCGTCTGCGCGTGCGCGAGGCGCAAAGCCCAGCTTTCACACTGTCCGGCGGCATGGATTCCTCGTCGGTCCTCGCGGCGGCAGTGCATGGGGACGGTCGGCAGCGGCATGCCTTCTCCGCCGTATATGCGGACCCGACATTCGATGAATCGGCGGATATTGCGCCGCTGGCCTCGGCGCTGGCCTCGCGCTGGCACCGTGTGCCGGTCGATGCGCCGGACGTGTTCGCGCTGGTGCGGGAGATGATCGCGGCGGGGGACGAGCCGGTGGCCACGGCTACGTGGCTCTCGCATTGGCTCCTGTGTCGGGAGGTGTCCCGCCACGGGTTCCGGTCGCTGTTTGGCGGTCTTGGCGGGGACGAGCTGAATGCCGGGGAATACGAGTATTTCATTTATCACTTTGCGGACCTGCGCGCCGCCGGACGGCGCATGGATATGGCCCGCGAGATAGCGGGCTGGGTGCGTCATCACGATCACCCCGTGTATCGCAAGGGCAGCGCCATTGCCGACGAAGCCATGGAGCGCCTGACCGACCCGGCCCGTCCGGGCCTGTGCCGTCCGGATCGTGCGCGTATGGAGCGCTACGCCCGTGCGTTGGCACCGGGCTTCTTTGATCTCGCCGCGTTCGAGCCGGTCATGGACCATCCACTGCCGACATGCCTCGGCAATCGGACATGGCAGGACATGACGCGGGAAACGCTGCCCTGCTGCCTGCGGGCCGGGGACCGGAACTGTGCGGCCATGGGACTGGTGAACGTGCATCCCTTCCTCGATCATCGGCTGGTGGAGTTCATGTTCCGCGTGCCGGGCGATCTGAAGATTCGCGATGGCGTGACCAAGGTCCTGCTACGTGAGGCCATGCGCACGATCCTGCCGGAGCCGACGCGTACCCGTGTGACCAAGACTGGTTGGAACGCCCCGGCCCACGTGTGGTTCGCCGGGCGGGATGGGGAGAAGCTCATGGACATGGTGCGCGGGCGGGCATTTCGTGAGCGCGGCATCTACAATCCCGCAGAGGTGGAGCGCATCGTGCAGGAGCACCGGGCCATCGTGGCGAGCGGCGCACCCGGCGAGAATCACATGATGTTCCTGTGGCAGGTGCTCAATCTTGAAACATGGCTTGACTCCCTTGGCTCGTCCGTCCTGCCGCAGGGTAGCGCGGCCTTCGGAACGCAAGGGGAAACTAATGCCTGA
- a CDS encoding methyltransferase domain-containing protein, whose product MIRDDGYRAYCTWEHSAALRELYAARSRGEAEEMTCHAQAAELLAAHVRAGDSVLDAGCGSGAFWHSLVRRGLDVRYVGIDAASSLVAIGREIMPEFGLAAENLRVLRIEDMAGEVDHVVCLNVLSNIDNYHRPLERLLRVARRTLILRESAWDGLAVYAYVRDRHLDSGVKLNVHVNTYNAAELMDFMRGYGFEVARIQDRRTQGRAETVIGHPHYWTFFVAVRTDTKGAK is encoded by the coding sequence GTGATTCGCGACGACGGCTACCGGGCCTACTGCACATGGGAGCACAGCGCGGCGCTGCGCGAACTCTATGCGGCGCGTAGCCGGGGTGAGGCCGAGGAGATGACCTGCCACGCGCAGGCTGCGGAACTGCTGGCCGCACACGTGCGGGCTGGGGACAGCGTGCTGGACGCCGGTTGCGGTAGCGGGGCGTTCTGGCATTCGCTGGTCCGGCGCGGGCTGGACGTGCGCTACGTCGGCATAGACGCCGCATCCTCGCTGGTGGCCATTGGCCGCGAGATCATGCCGGAGTTCGGCCTTGCGGCGGAGAATCTTCGCGTGCTGCGCATCGAGGATATGGCCGGGGAGGTCGATCACGTGGTGTGCCTCAACGTGTTGAGCAATATCGACAACTACCACCGGCCTCTCGAACGGTTGCTGCGGGTGGCGCGGCGCACGCTCATCCTGCGGGAATCGGCGTGGGACGGGCTTGCCGTTTATGCCTACGTCCGCGACAGGCATCTCGATTCCGGCGTGAAGCTCAATGTGCATGTGAACACCTACAACGCGGCGGAACTTATGGACTTTATGCGCGGATACGGCTTCGAGGTCGCGCGGATTCAGGATCGGCGCACGCAGGGACGGGCGGAGACGGTTATCGGCCACCCGCACTACTGGACCTTCTTCGTGGCGGTGCGCACGGATACAAAGGGGGCGAAATGA
- a CDS encoding class I SAM-dependent methyltransferase, whose amino-acid sequence MRSPEDAVKACYATWSDSYYEDYYSGAAAYPPVHRDILRSLLAGGGGRTLLDAGCGPASFLRDVTDMGMDLYGFDLTPEMVAEARRVLARDGVPVRNLWQGSVLDAAAFRAPDGGPRAFDAAVCVGVLPHIPEGTEDAVFANLCDALRPGGLAVVEARNELFALFTLNRYSRDFFMDRLIRRDETLREAGAESGALCAAFDALESMFRTDLPPVRTGRGGEPGYDEVLSRTHNPLELRMRFEQAGFADVRTLFYHFHCLPPMLAEVAPEFFRERSLSMENPEDWRGYFMASAFMLVGRRT is encoded by the coding sequence ATGCGTTCGCCTGAGGATGCGGTGAAGGCCTGCTACGCCACGTGGAGCGACAGTTACTACGAGGACTACTATTCCGGCGCGGCCGCGTATCCGCCCGTGCACCGGGACATCCTGCGCTCGCTTCTGGCCGGGGGCGGGGGGCGCACGCTACTCGACGCGGGCTGCGGCCCGGCATCGTTCCTGCGTGACGTCACCGACATGGGCATGGACCTCTACGGCTTCGACCTCACGCCGGAGATGGTCGCCGAGGCGCGGCGCGTGCTCGCGCGCGACGGGGTGCCCGTCCGCAATCTCTGGCAGGGCAGTGTGCTCGACGCCGCAGCCTTCCGCGCTCCGGACGGGGGGCCGCGTGCCTTCGACGCCGCCGTGTGCGTGGGCGTCTTGCCGCATATCCCCGAAGGCACGGAGGATGCGGTGTTCGCCAATCTGTGCGATGCGCTGCGGCCCGGCGGATTGGCCGTGGTGGAGGCGCGAAACGAGCTTTTCGCTCTGTTCACCCTCAATCGCTACAGCCGGGATTTCTTCATGGACCGGCTCATCCGCCGTGACGAGACCCTGCGCGAGGCTGGGGCCGAGAGCGGGGCGCTGTGCGCGGCGTTTGACGCTCTGGAGTCAATGTTTCGTACGGACCTGCCGCCGGTACGCACGGGGCGCGGGGGCGAGCCGGGCTATGACGAAGTGCTCTCGCGCACGCACAACCCATTGGAACTGCGGATGCGTTTCGAGCAAGCGGGCTTCGCGGACGTGCGCACGCTGTTCTACCATTTCCACTGCCTGCCGCCCATGCTGGCCGAGGTCGCGCCGGAGTTCTTTCGGGAGCGCAGTCTGTCCATGGAGAATCCCGAGGACTGGCGCGGGTACTTCATGGCATCGGCCTTCATGCTCGTCGGGAGGCGCACGTGA